A genomic window from Gemmatimonadota bacterium includes:
- the rpsB gene encoding 30S ribosomal protein S2, which produces MAVVSMRQLLESGVHFGHQTRRWNPKMQKYIFTERNGIYIVDLQKTQMQIEAAYQAVRKAAETGQPILFVGTKKQAKDIILDAAERCDMFFVNNRWLGGMLTNFQTIRQSIRRLDTLDKMASDGTYQQLTKKEVLRLERERDKLQKSLGGIRSMGRLPALVFVVDTKKEKIAVAEARRLEIPLVAIVDTNCDPDEVDHPIPGNDDAMRSIALITNLMAEAVIEGTTVRQDEEDVPAPDTGPEITEIDPSNN; this is translated from the coding sequence GGCATCAAACCCGGCGGTGGAATCCAAAGATGCAGAAGTACATTTTTACAGAACGCAATGGTATTTACATTGTCGATTTGCAAAAGACGCAGATGCAGATCGAAGCGGCATATCAGGCTGTACGCAAGGCTGCCGAGACAGGCCAGCCAATTCTTTTTGTCGGTACGAAGAAACAGGCTAAAGACATCATTTTAGATGCCGCTGAACGCTGCGACATGTTTTTTGTCAACAACCGCTGGTTGGGGGGCATGCTGACGAATTTTCAAACTATTCGGCAGAGCATTCGCCGCCTGGACACGCTGGATAAAATGGCCAGCGATGGCACATACCAGCAGTTGACCAAAAAGGAAGTGTTGCGTTTGGAACGCGAGCGCGATAAGTTGCAGAAATCCCTGGGTGGGATCCGCAGCATGGGGCGTTTGCCAGCACTCGTATTTGTCGTGGATACCAAAAAGGAAAAAATCGCAGTCGCCGAAGCGCGTCGTCTGGAAATTCCGCTTGTGGCGATTGTCGATACCAACTGCGACCCGGACGAGGTTGACCATCCCATTCCGGGCAATGATGATGCAATGAGGTCTATTGCGCTGATTACAAATTTGATGGCCGAGGCCGTGATTGAGGGGACAACTGTTCGACAGGATGAAGAAGATGTCCCTGCGCCAGATACGGGCCCAGAGATTACAGAAATTGATCCCAGCAATAATTAA